A window from Enterocloster bolteae encodes these proteins:
- a CDS encoding L,D-transpeptidase family protein, translated as MQKLRKRTWMGRLAAAVMAAAVLVLAGAFVSLADESGDTTRFVSGTKVNGVGVGGLTVDEAKARIEGFYAGEYNLTIRERGGRQETIAGTDIGYKVEVPEGLKAILDAQNAAGRVSGPDADNSHTMAMTVTYSQEALGARIKALTLISGSGITVTSDARISSYEEGQPFSIIPAVQGNNVDEAKTTEVITAAVKAGQNSVDVDSAGCYYQVNIWETDENLIALCSRMNQYRDMSVNYVFGSEKETLGGETIATWITGSQDGVPTVDLEKITAFVTEMASRRDTAGTARVFHTATGKDVELTGPYGWKIDVAGEVQALAALIQAGPAAGPVDREPVYAMTAASRTAPDWGTTYAEVDLTGQHVYMFQEGNLVWDAPCVTGNISKNYDTPPGIYSLTYKEKDRILRGAKKADGTYEYESHVDYWMPFNGGIGFHDATWRSKFGGTIFQTSGSHGCINLPPEKASVLYDLIYKGMPVLCYQ; from the coding sequence ATGCAGAAGTTAAGGAAGAGGACATGGATGGGAAGGCTGGCCGCAGCGGTAATGGCAGCGGCTGTGCTTGTGCTGGCAGGGGCGTTTGTGTCCCTGGCGGATGAGAGCGGGGATACAACCCGTTTTGTATCCGGTACAAAAGTCAACGGCGTGGGAGTGGGCGGACTGACCGTGGATGAGGCCAAGGCCAGAATCGAGGGTTTTTATGCCGGTGAATACAATCTCACCATCAGGGAGAGAGGCGGACGCCAGGAAACCATAGCAGGTACGGACATCGGTTACAAGGTGGAGGTTCCCGAGGGACTTAAGGCCATACTGGATGCGCAGAACGCAGCCGGACGTGTCTCAGGACCGGATGCGGATAACTCCCATACCATGGCCATGACAGTGACCTACAGCCAGGAGGCCCTGGGGGCAAGGATTAAGGCTCTGACCCTGATAAGCGGCTCCGGCATCACCGTCACTTCCGATGCCCGCATATCCTCCTATGAGGAGGGACAGCCTTTTTCCATTATACCGGCTGTCCAGGGCAATAATGTGGACGAGGCCAAAACAACGGAGGTGATTACCGCCGCCGTAAAAGCAGGGCAGAACTCAGTGGATGTGGACAGCGCAGGCTGTTATTACCAGGTTAATATATGGGAGACAGATGAGAATCTTATAGCTCTGTGCAGCCGCATGAACCAGTACCGGGACATGAGCGTTAATTATGTGTTTGGCAGTGAGAAGGAGACCCTTGGCGGTGAGACCATAGCCACCTGGATAACAGGAAGCCAGGACGGGGTGCCGACGGTTGATCTGGAGAAAATCACGGCCTTTGTGACAGAGATGGCGTCCAGAAGGGATACGGCCGGAACTGCCCGCGTATTCCATACAGCCACAGGCAAAGATGTGGAGCTGACAGGCCCCTATGGCTGGAAGATAGATGTGGCGGGCGAGGTCCAGGCCCTGGCAGCCCTGATTCAGGCCGGTCCCGCAGCCGGTCCTGTGGACCGGGAACCCGTATACGCCATGACGGCAGCCAGCCGCACGGCTCCTGACTGGGGCACCACATATGCGGAGGTGGACCTGACAGGACAGCATGTATACATGTTCCAGGAAGGAAACCTGGTGTGGGATGCACCCTGCGTCACGGGAAACATATCCAAGAATTACGACACGCCCCCAGGCATCTACAGCCTGACCTACAAGGAAAAGGACAGGATACTGAGGGGAGCCAAGAAGGCGGACGGAACCTATGAGTACGAGAGCCATGTGGATTACTGGATGCCCTTTAACGGAGGCATTGGTTTCCATGACGCCACATGGAGAAGCAAATTCGGCGGCACCATCTTCCAGACCAGCGGAAGCCATGGCTGCATCAACCTTCCGCCGGAAAAAGCCAGCGTGCTCTATGACTTGATTTATAAGGGAATGCCTGTACTCTGCTACCAATAA
- a CDS encoding MATE family efflux transporter has translation MAANVTKDMTEGSPVKLILGFFIPMLCGLLFQQLYNMADTIIVGKCLGVKALAAVGSTGSVNFMIIGFCLGVCSGFAIPVAQKFGEKNEKALRRFVANSAWLAILFSAVMTVTVCLLCRNILELMQTPEDIIDGAYSYIFVIFLGIPATYLYNLLSCTIRSLGDSTTPLIFLVFSSVVNVALDFFTILVLKMGVSGAAWATITAQAVSGILCLLYMKKKFAILKMNDDEWRPDAHYMKILCNMGIPMGLQYSITAIGSVILQTAVNSLGSMAVAAVTAGSKISMFFCCPFDALGSTMATFGGQNVGARKLDRIDQGLKAGAVMGCVYAVIAFAVLCIFGQWIALMFVDKGEGEILRNTRLFLIGNSLFYIPLVFVNAVRFMIQGLGYSRLAIIAGVCEMAARSFVGFCLVPVFGYIAVCIASPVAWIAADLFLIPAYRHVMKNLNHLFYGRSRATATDTAE, from the coding sequence ATGGCCGCAAATGTGACAAAGGATATGACGGAAGGCTCCCCGGTAAAACTGATACTGGGTTTTTTTATCCCTATGCTGTGCGGGCTGCTGTTCCAGCAGCTGTACAATATGGCGGATACCATCATCGTGGGCAAGTGCCTGGGGGTTAAGGCCCTGGCAGCGGTGGGATCCACCGGCTCCGTCAACTTTATGATTATCGGTTTCTGCCTGGGGGTGTGCAGTGGTTTTGCCATTCCGGTGGCCCAGAAATTCGGGGAAAAGAACGAGAAGGCCCTCAGACGGTTTGTGGCCAACAGCGCGTGGCTGGCAATCCTGTTTTCAGCGGTTATGACTGTGACCGTGTGCCTGTTATGCCGCAATATCCTGGAGCTGATGCAGACGCCGGAGGATATTATTGATGGGGCCTACAGCTATATCTTCGTAATCTTCCTGGGTATCCCGGCCACCTATCTCTATAACCTTCTGTCCTGTACCATACGTTCCCTGGGCGACAGCACCACCCCTCTTATTTTTCTGGTGTTCTCATCTGTGGTAAATGTGGCTCTGGATTTCTTTACGATTCTGGTCCTTAAGATGGGCGTGTCAGGAGCTGCCTGGGCCACCATCACGGCCCAGGCTGTGTCAGGAATCCTGTGCCTGCTGTACATGAAAAAGAAATTTGCCATTCTTAAGATGAATGATGACGAGTGGAGGCCGGATGCCCATTATATGAAGATTCTGTGCAACATGGGAATTCCCATGGGTCTGCAGTATTCCATCACCGCCATAGGAAGTGTAATCCTGCAGACCGCAGTCAATTCCCTGGGCTCCATGGCAGTGGCCGCGGTGACGGCAGGCAGCAAAATCAGCATGTTCTTCTGCTGTCCCTTTGACGCCCTGGGATCCACCATGGCCACCTTCGGCGGACAGAATGTTGGGGCCAGGAAGCTGGACCGTATTGATCAGGGCCTGAAAGCTGGGGCTGTCATGGGCTGCGTCTATGCCGTCATAGCCTTTGCAGTGCTCTGTATCTTCGGGCAGTGGATTGCCCTCATGTTTGTGGATAAGGGGGAAGGGGAAATCCTGAGGAACACGCGTCTGTTCCTCATCGGCAACAGCCTGTTCTATATTCCGCTTGTCTTTGTCAATGCGGTGCGGTTCATGATACAGGGACTTGGGTATTCCAGGCTGGCCATTATTGCCGGGGTATGCGAGATGGCAGCGCGCTCCTTTGTGGGCTTTTGCCTGGTGCCTGTGTTTGGATATATAGCGGTGTGCATCGCCAGCCCGGTGGCCTGGATTGCCGCGGATCTGTTTCTCATACCGGCTTACCGCCATGTGATGAAGAACCTGAACCATCTTTTTTATGGAAGGAGCAGGGCCACAGCTACAGACACTGCTGAATGA
- a CDS encoding BTAD domain-containing putative transcriptional regulator, whose protein sequence is MNASVMEDKPTIYIKTLGGFSLRVGDKEITDNSNQSKKPWCLLEYLVVFQKKSISPGELINIVWADDPGVNPGGALKTLMFRSRKLLEPLGIPPQKLLVQQRGSYCWTQDYLSVLDIDQFESICTRVLNHDMDEDEALNLCLEGLELYKGDFLPKSEYESWVIPISTYYHSLYQKLVYKTVELLTKKEDFSRITSICQTAVGIEPFDEEFHYHLVYSLYRDGHTSQAIEEYNHTLDLFYNEFSISPSDHFKDLYKSIRSKEQGINTNLDSIQETLKEEASGGAFYCEYPVFHDLFQLERRAIERTGDSIYLCLLTIGDLDGHAPKTTVLNKAMEHLNHAIRDSLRCSDVYTRYSISQYIVLLPTVTMEKGEMVMKRILNNFRRLYSRKDLIVDYKLQPVLPWERSPAGLGE, encoded by the coding sequence ATGAATGCATCCGTTATGGAAGATAAACCTACTATTTATATAAAAACCCTGGGCGGTTTTTCCCTCAGGGTTGGCGATAAAGAGATAACCGACAACAGCAACCAGTCAAAAAAACCCTGGTGCCTTCTGGAATATCTGGTGGTATTCCAAAAGAAATCCATCAGCCCCGGTGAACTTATCAACATCGTATGGGCTGACGACCCCGGCGTCAACCCGGGCGGTGCCCTTAAAACCCTGATGTTCCGCAGCCGCAAGCTGTTAGAGCCCCTGGGAATTCCTCCCCAGAAGCTGTTAGTCCAGCAGAGAGGTTCCTATTGCTGGACCCAGGACTATTTATCCGTCCTGGACATCGACCAGTTCGAGTCCATCTGTACCAGGGTCCTGAACCATGACATGGATGAGGACGAGGCCCTTAACCTTTGCCTTGAGGGGCTGGAACTGTACAAAGGTGATTTCCTTCCCAAATCCGAATATGAATCCTGGGTTATCCCCATCAGTACATACTACCATTCCCTGTACCAGAAACTGGTTTATAAGACGGTAGAGCTGCTTACTAAAAAGGAGGATTTTTCCAGAATAACATCCATCTGCCAGACAGCAGTAGGGATAGAGCCTTTTGATGAAGAATTCCACTACCACCTGGTATACTCCCTCTACAGGGACGGCCACACCAGTCAGGCGATTGAAGAATACAACCATACCCTGGACCTGTTTTATAACGAATTCTCCATTTCTCCGTCGGACCATTTTAAGGATTTATACAAATCCATCCGCAGCAAGGAGCAGGGTATCAATACAAACCTGGATTCCATTCAGGAGACGCTTAAGGAGGAAGCCTCAGGGGGGGCTTTTTACTGTGAATATCCTGTATTCCACGACCTGTTCCAGTTGGAACGCAGGGCCATCGAGCGTACAGGGGACTCCATCTATCTGTGTCTGCTCACCATCGGTGACCTGGACGGACATGCCCCGAAGACAACGGTCCTCAACAAGGCCATGGAGCATCTGAACCATGCCATCCGTGACTCCCTGCGCTGCAGCGACGTGTACACCCGTTACAGCATCAGCCAGTACATCGTCCTTCTTCCCACCGTGACCATGGAAAAGGGTGAGATGGTCATGAAGCGGATACTGAACAACTTCCGCAGGCTCTACAGCCGCAAGGACCTGATTGTGGACTACAAGCTTCAGCCGGTGCTCCCCTGGGAACGCTCTCCTGCAGGCCTTGGTGAATAA
- the srtB gene encoding class B sortase: MDQKKGKSRIRGVIILVLLAVMLVSGAMSIHSWIEDKRTREEYERLAELARETTAQPSTEAVTEPGTEEPETEPYVSPINFEELMKENPDTIGWIRVPDTNIDYPIVQGEDNDFYLNHDFYGKENIAGAIYLDFESQGDFVGRNNVLYGHNMKNGSMFKDVNRYKDEAYFKEHQFFSIYTPDREIRLKAVAAYYGEAQPIVRKTRFKSQESFDAFVHEMVKPCSYGVEITYPARTLYTLVTCSYEINDARTFLFAVEVDEDGKQIQPDDVFLQRMDDLMGDKAQETAGETVQETADRAKESQ, from the coding sequence ATGGATCAGAAAAAAGGAAAAAGCAGGATACGGGGCGTCATCATCCTGGTTTTACTGGCCGTGATGCTGGTAAGCGGTGCCATGAGCATCCACAGCTGGATAGAGGACAAGAGGACCAGGGAGGAATATGAGCGGCTGGCCGAACTGGCCAGGGAGACTACTGCGCAGCCGTCCACGGAAGCAGTGACAGAGCCCGGGACAGAGGAACCGGAGACAGAGCCCTATGTATCTCCCATCAATTTTGAAGAGCTGATGAAGGAGAATCCGGATACCATCGGATGGATCCGGGTGCCGGATACCAACATTGATTACCCCATTGTTCAGGGAGAGGACAACGATTTCTATCTGAATCATGATTTTTACGGCAAGGAGAATATTGCGGGGGCCATTTACCTGGATTTTGAGAGCCAGGGAGATTTTGTGGGACGCAATAATGTGCTGTACGGCCATAATATGAAGAACGGAAGCATGTTCAAGGACGTGAACCGGTACAAGGACGAGGCGTATTTTAAGGAGCACCAGTTTTTCAGCATCTACACCCCTGACCGGGAAATCAGGTTAAAGGCAGTGGCCGCCTACTACGGGGAGGCCCAGCCTATTGTGCGGAAGACCAGGTTCAAATCCCAGGAATCCTTTGACGCCTTTGTGCATGAGATGGTGAAGCCGTGCAGCTACGGCGTCGAGATTACATATCCGGCCAGGACCCTGTACACCCTGGTTACATGCAGCTACGAAATCAATGATGCCAGAACCTTCCTGTTTGCCGTGGAGGTGGATGAGGACGGAAAACAAATCCAGCCTGATGATGTATTCTTACAGCGCATGGATGATCTGATGGGTGACAAGGCACAGGAGACAGCCGGGGAAACCGTTCAGGAAACAGCGGACAGGGCAAAGGAAAGCCAATAG
- a CDS encoding transporter substrate-binding domain-containing protein, producing MKMSAKKVLGLVLAGVLAAGSLTACGGGGTAATTADTKAEATTAAGDAKAESDAAADTTAADSGEKKTLRVAMECAYAPYNWTQPDDSNGAVAIADSNEFAYGYDVMMAKKICEELGYDLEIVRLDWDSLIPAVTTGQVDCVIAGQSITSERLQAVDFTEPYYYATIVTLVKEGSKYADAKSVADLAGATCTSQQSTIWYNTCLPQIQDANVLAATASAPDMLMSLNADKCDLVVTDQPTGKGALIAYPNFKMIEFGGGDADFQVTDEDINIGISLKKGNTELKDAINSVLTKMTKDDFSKMMDEAISVQPLAN from the coding sequence ATGAAAATGAGTGCAAAGAAAGTTTTAGGCCTGGTTCTGGCCGGCGTCCTTGCTGCCGGTTCTTTGACAGCATGCGGCGGAGGCGGCACAGCGGCAACAACAGCAGACACAAAGGCAGAGGCAACAACCGCAGCCGGCGATGCCAAGGCAGAGAGTGATGCCGCTGCAGACACCACAGCAGCAGACAGCGGAGAGAAAAAGACGCTGCGCGTGGCCATGGAGTGTGCATATGCGCCTTACAACTGGACCCAGCCCGATGATTCCAACGGCGCGGTTGCCATTGCGGACAGCAATGAATTTGCTTACGGATATGATGTCATGATGGCAAAGAAGATTTGCGAGGAACTGGGCTATGACCTGGAAATCGTACGTCTGGACTGGGATTCCCTGATTCCGGCTGTTACCACAGGTCAGGTTGACTGTGTTATCGCAGGACAGTCCATTACTTCTGAGCGTCTTCAGGCAGTGGATTTCACTGAGCCATATTACTATGCAACCATCGTTACCCTTGTAAAGGAAGGCAGCAAGTACGCGGATGCCAAGAGCGTGGCGGATCTTGCAGGAGCCACCTGTACTTCCCAGCAGAGCACCATCTGGTACAACACCTGTCTGCCTCAGATTCAGGATGCCAATGTCCTGGCGGCCACTGCCAGCGCTCCCGATATGCTGATGTCCTTAAACGCTGACAAGTGCGACCTGGTTGTTACAGACCAGCCTACAGGCAAGGGCGCTCTCATCGCTTATCCTAATTTCAAGATGATTGAGTTTGGCGGCGGCGATGCTGATTTCCAGGTGACGGATGAAGATATCAATATCGGTATTTCCTTAAAGAAGGGGAATACAGAGTTAAAGGATGCCATTAACAGCGTTCTCACAAAGATGACAAAGGATGACTTCTCCAAGATGATGGATGAAGCTATCTCTGTTCAGCCTCTGGCAAACTAA
- a CDS encoding amino acid ABC transporter permease, which produces MPTDFFGRVMVVFNRYGMSMLQGAGVSLKIALVGTLVGCIIGFAVGIVQTIPSERGDNPVKRAVLWAVKLILNAYVEFFRGTPMMAQAMFIYYGLLPMLGINMSMWGAAYFILSINTGAYMAETVRGGILSIDPGQTEGAKAIGMTHVQTMLYVILPQALRNIMPQIGNNLIINIKDSCVLSVIGVTELLYKTKAAAGALYMNFEAYTITMIIYFIMTFTCSRILRWWENRMDGADSYDLATTDTLAHTSGMYRFPDEKDKKKEDAR; this is translated from the coding sequence ATGCCAACAGATTTTTTCGGCCGTGTTATGGTCGTATTCAACCGATACGGTATGTCGATGCTCCAGGGCGCAGGCGTAAGCCTTAAGATTGCCCTGGTAGGTACCCTGGTGGGCTGTATCATAGGCTTTGCCGTGGGTATTGTCCAGACCATACCAAGTGAGCGGGGGGACAACCCGGTTAAAAGGGCCGTGCTCTGGGCTGTGAAACTGATTCTGAACGCCTATGTGGAGTTTTTCCGCGGAACGCCCATGATGGCCCAGGCCATGTTCATTTATTACGGGCTTCTGCCCATGTTAGGAATTAATATGTCTATGTGGGGCGCCGCCTATTTCATTCTTTCCATCAATACAGGCGCTTACATGGCTGAGACAGTCCGCGGCGGAATCCTTTCCATTGACCCGGGCCAGACAGAGGGAGCAAAGGCCATCGGCATGACCCATGTACAGACCATGCTCTATGTGATTCTGCCCCAGGCCCTGAGGAATATCATGCCTCAGATTGGCAATAACCTGATTATCAATATCAAGGACAGCTGCGTGCTCTCTGTTATCGGCGTTACGGAGCTGCTGTATAAGACAAAGGCTGCTGCGGGAGCCCTGTACATGAATTTCGAGGCATATACCATCACCATGATTATATATTTCATCATGACATTCACCTGCTCCAGAATCCTTCGATGGTGGGAAAACAGGATGGACGGCGCGGACAGCTACGACCTGGCCACCACCGACACCCTGGCCCATACCAGCGGTATGTACCGGTTCCCGGATGAAAAGGATAAGAAGAAGGAGGATGCGCGATGA
- a CDS encoding amino acid ABC transporter ATP-binding protein: MKGDRILEIRHLSKTFGTNPVLKDIDFSVSSGDVTCIIGASGSGKSTLLRCLNLLETPTTGEIMYHGTNIADKKVNAPQYRSKVGMVFQSFNLFNNMTVLENCMIGQVKVLKKNKTDAHKNAMYYLEKVGMAPYINAKPRQLSGGQKQRVAIARALAMEPEVLLFDEPTSALDPQMVGEVLEVMRKLAGEGLTMIIVTHEMAFARDVSSHVAFMAGGVIVEEGEPSQIFGAPKQLQTQEFLSRFMHG; the protein is encoded by the coding sequence ATGAAAGGAGACAGGATATTAGAAATCCGTCATTTGAGCAAAACCTTCGGTACCAATCCTGTGCTTAAGGATATTGACTTTTCAGTCAGCAGCGGGGATGTGACCTGCATCATCGGCGCGTCGGGTTCCGGAAAATCCACACTGCTCAGATGTCTGAATCTTTTGGAAACGCCTACCACAGGCGAAATTATGTACCATGGAACCAATATTGCCGATAAGAAGGTCAATGCGCCCCAGTACCGCTCCAAGGTGGGAATGGTGTTCCAGAGCTTTAATCTGTTTAACAACATGACTGTTTTGGAGAACTGTATGATCGGACAGGTCAAGGTGCTTAAGAAGAACAAGACCGATGCCCACAAGAATGCCATGTATTATCTGGAAAAGGTGGGAATGGCTCCCTATATCAACGCCAAGCCCAGACAGCTTTCCGGCGGACAGAAACAGAGGGTGGCCATTGCCAGGGCATTGGCCATGGAGCCTGAGGTGCTGCTGTTCGATGAGCCCACATCGGCACTGGACCCGCAGATGGTGGGCGAGGTGCTGGAGGTCATGCGCAAGCTGGCCGGAGAGGGCCTTACCATGATTATCGTCACACATGAAATGGCCTTTGCCAGGGATGTGTCCAGCCATGTGGCATTTATGGCAGGCGGCGTGATTGTGGAGGAGGGAGAGCCCTCACAGATATTTGGTGCGCCGAAACAGCTTCAGACCCAGGAGTTTTTAAGCAGATTTATGCATGGGTGA
- a CDS encoding CTP synthase yields the protein MPVKYVFVTGGVVSGLGKGITAASLGRLLKARGYKVTMQKFDPYINIDPGTMNPVQHGEVFVTDDGAETDLDLGHYERFIDESLTRNSNVTTGKVYWTVLQKERRGDFGGGTVQVIPHITNEIKSRFHRNYTENETEIAIIEVGGTVGDIESQPFLEAIRQFQHEAGPGNTCIIHVTLIPYLKASEELKTKPTQASVKDLQGMGIQPDILVCRSELPLDDGIKTKIAQFCNVPKHHVLQNLDVDVLYEVPLVMEEEHLAQSACECLDLPCPEPELADWRAMIEAWKHPKQDVTVALVGKYIQLHDAYISVVEALKHAGVANRAAVHIKWVDSETVTPENAPEIFKDVSGILVPGGFGDRGIDGKIHAIQYAREHRIPFLGLCLGMQLSIVEFARNAAGYADAHSVELNPATTHPVIHLMPEQNGVEDIGGTLRLGSYPCVLDKTSKAYGLYGEATIYERHRHRYEVNNDYRAVLTKCGMMLSGLSPDGRIVEMIELPGHPWFIATQAHPELKSRPNRPHPLFKGFVEAALKEKTKNNV from the coding sequence ATGCCAGTCAAATACGTATTCGTAACCGGCGGCGTAGTCTCCGGCCTGGGAAAAGGCATCACTGCGGCATCGCTCGGCCGCCTGTTAAAGGCCAGAGGCTACAAAGTGACCATGCAGAAGTTCGACCCCTACATCAACATCGACCCCGGCACCATGAACCCGGTCCAGCACGGAGAAGTCTTCGTGACGGATGACGGCGCCGAGACAGACCTGGACTTAGGCCACTATGAGCGTTTTATCGACGAAAGCCTCACCAGGAATTCCAACGTCACCACGGGCAAGGTCTACTGGACGGTCCTGCAGAAGGAACGCCGCGGAGACTTCGGCGGCGGAACCGTACAGGTAATCCCCCATATTACCAACGAAATCAAAAGCCGTTTCCACCGCAACTACACGGAAAACGAGACGGAAATCGCCATCATCGAGGTCGGCGGCACGGTCGGCGACATCGAAAGCCAGCCATTCTTAGAGGCCATCCGCCAGTTCCAGCATGAGGCAGGCCCAGGCAACACCTGCATCATCCATGTCACTCTCATACCTTACCTGAAAGCCTCAGAGGAGCTTAAGACCAAGCCGACTCAGGCCAGTGTAAAAGACCTTCAGGGAATGGGCATTCAGCCCGATATCCTAGTCTGCCGCAGCGAACTCCCCCTGGACGACGGCATCAAGACGAAAATCGCCCAATTCTGCAATGTTCCCAAACATCACGTACTCCAGAACCTGGATGTGGACGTGCTCTATGAAGTACCCCTTGTAATGGAGGAAGAGCATCTGGCCCAGTCCGCCTGTGAATGCCTGGATCTGCCCTGTCCGGAGCCTGAGCTGGCAGACTGGAGGGCCATGATAGAGGCCTGGAAGCATCCAAAGCAGGATGTGACCGTGGCCCTGGTAGGCAAATACATCCAGCTTCACGACGCCTACATTTCCGTGGTGGAAGCCCTGAAGCACGCCGGGGTGGCCAACCGTGCCGCGGTCCACATCAAATGGGTGGATTCCGAGACAGTCACTCCGGAAAATGCCCCCGAAATCTTCAAAGATGTGAGCGGTATCCTGGTTCCCGGCGGCTTTGGCGACCGCGGCATTGACGGAAAGATTCACGCCATCCAGTATGCCCGGGAACACCGCATACCATTCCTTGGACTTTGTCTGGGAATGCAGCTGTCCATTGTGGAGTTTGCCAGAAATGCGGCCGGATACGCGGATGCCCACAGCGTGGAGCTGAATCCTGCCACCACCCATCCTGTCATCCATCTGATGCCGGAACAAAACGGAGTGGAGGACATCGGCGGCACCTTAAGGCTGGGTTCCTACCCCTGCGTCCTGGACAAGACCTCCAAAGCTTATGGCCTGTACGGCGAAGCCACTATTTATGAGCGCCACAGGCACCGGTACGAGGTCAACAACGACTACCGCGCCGTGCTTACAAAATGCGGCATGATGCTCTCCGGCCTGTCCCCCGACGGACGGATTGTGGAAATGATAGAGCTCCCCGGCCATCCCTGGTTCATTGCCACCCAGGCCCATCCGGAGCTTAAATCCAGGCCCAACCGGCCCCATCCCCTGTTTAAAGGTTTCGTAGAAGCCGCTTTAAAAGAAAAAACAAAAAATAACGTATGA